The Bacteroidales bacterium genomic sequence GTCAAAAGGGAAATAAGGATGCGGCGTTGATGGATAAATGGTTTAACGCCCTGGTTGAATTTACATTGCGATATTCCTCCGGAGCTACATGTGTGGAGGTGGATTGCCAAAAAGTATTGGGAGTAGAAAAGGCGTGGGAATACCGTCAAAAAATGCGTGAGATGATTCCTAACCGGATAATTAACGTCTTCCATCTGGAAGATGGACAAAAAGGGCTTGACCGGCTTATCGAATTTTCCGATTATCTTGCTGTCAGCGTACCGGAATTGCGCATTTCAAAACCCGGCACATACCGGGAGGATACCTACCGGCTGTCCTGCTATATTAAAAACAAAAAGCCCGACATGGATATTCACCTGTTAGGATGTACCGAACTTCAAATGTTACATCAGAACCGGTTTTGCTCTTCAAGCGACCACATCCTACGTCGCTTCAAAACGTTACGGATTCATCAAAAAAAACCATATATCCGGTATTAACACGGACAGGGTACGTGAGTTGGTTGGAGAGCAGGTATATGATGAAGTGCGCAAATATAACAGTGATAAAAATACAAGCATGCTTTTATTAACGATATATTATTTGTCAAACAGGTACCGGTATTATGCCGGTGCACAAGATTAAACAACATGTACAGAATAAGCAAAGAATTTCATTTTTCAGCTTCCCACCGCTTAATGGGACTGCCTGATACGCATCCGTGCAGCCGTCCGCACGGACACAATTACACCGTTACATTTCATTTCAAATCATCGACCCTCAACGATGTGGGATTTGTTATTGATTACCGGGAACTGGAACCGATAAAAAAATATCTTGATGAGAGATTAGACCATCAGGATCTTAATGTCGTACTTCCCGTAAGCAACCCGACAGCCGAAAACATTGCCCGATTCCTGTACGACAGGTTTGCGGGCGACTATCCGCGGTTATACAGGGTTGAGGTAAGTGAAACACCCAAAACGCAAGCGAACTATGAACGGGATTAAATTACGTGTAAACGAAATATTTTACAGCATACAGGGGGAGGGTGCACATGCAGGTATGCCGGCTGTATTTATACGCCTGGCCGGATGTAATATGAAATGCCCGTTTTGCGATACGGAGCATGAAACATACAGAGAAATGAGCCTTGCGGAAATAATCGCGGAAGCAGACAGGTATTTCCCCTGCTGTATGATTATCTGGACGGGTGGCGAACCGACCCTGCAATTAACCGATGAGATATTAAGTCATTTCAATTTGTTTTATAACTGTATCGAAACCAACGGGACAAATCCTGTTCCGGGAAGTATTGATTATATTTCCTGCAGCCCCAAAGTTCCGGCAGGATTGCTCAATAAGAATTTTGCGCGGCTGAACGAAATCCGTTACCCCGTTCAAACCGGAGACATATTACCGGAAATACACTTGTTGCCCGTGGCGGACGATTATTTTGTCAGCCCTGTCGACGTAGACAAAAAGAACGTAGACTATTGTTTGAAACTTATAAAAGACAACCCGCAATGGAGACTGTCCGTACAAATACACAAGCTGTTGAACATTCGATAAGGGATATATTCCGCTATATCGGTGAAAATCCAGACCGTCAGGGATTGGCAGATACACCTTCCAGAATCATTAGGATGTGGAAAGAAATCTTCCGCGGTTACGATGAAAGTCAAAAACCGGTAATAACTACTTTTCAAAATGGAGCGGACGGGATTGTTTACAGTGATATAATAATTGATTCCGGCAATTTCTATTCCATGTGTGAACATCACATGATGCCTTTCTTTGGAACATATCATTTTGCCTATATTCCGCACCCGGCAGGAAAGATATTGGGACTGTCGAAAATTGCCCGTGTGATTGATTATCATGCGGCAAAATTACAGATACAGGAACGGCTTGCTACCGACATCGTACAAGACATTAAAAGCGCTCTTTGTGGCGATTTCCCTCCGCATGGTATAGTAATATCCATTACTGCCGAACACCTTTGCAAATCCATGCGCGGAGTGAGAAAACAGGGGACGATGACAACCATTCATAAAGAAGGGATCTTTAATGAAAAAGAAGTCCTGGATGAGTTTTCCAAATGATAAAAGGGAACATGAGGTAAACAGTCAAACCGGCCGGAAATGAAAAACAGGGTATCAGTCAGACTTGACGAAAGAACGATAATGTTGCTGTCTGAAATATCGGATATATGCGGCGTGAGCGTATCAACGACAATAAGGTATCTCATAGATAAGGAGATTGATTCGGTATTGGACAGGGAAGGCAATGTCGTAATCCGTTCATTAAAACATTCATCCCCCCACCCCCGTACAAATCCGGCCGA encodes the following:
- a CDS encoding GTP cyclohydrolase I, whose amino-acid sequence is METVRTNTQAVEHSIRDIFRYIGENPDRQGLADTPSRIIRMWKEIFRGYDESQKPVITTFQNGADGIVYSDIIIDSGNFYSMCEHHMMPFFGTYHFAYIPHPAGKILGLSKIARVIDYHAAKLQIQERLATDIVQDIKSALCGDFPPHGIVISITAEHLCKSMRGVRKQGTMTTIHKEGIFNEKEVLDEFSK
- a CDS encoding 6-carboxytetrahydropterin synthase, with product MYRISKEFHFSASHRLMGLPDTHPCSRPHGHNYTVTFHFKSSTLNDVGFVIDYRELEPIKKYLDERLDHQDLNVVLPVSNPTAENIARFLYDRFAGDYPRLYRVEVSETPKTQANYERD
- a CDS encoding 7-carboxy-7-deazaguanine synthase QueE, with the translated sequence MNGIKLRVNEIFYSIQGEGAHAGMPAVFIRLAGCNMKCPFCDTEHETYREMSLAEIIAEADRYFPCCMIIWTGGEPTLQLTDEILSHFNLFYNCIETNGTNPVPGSIDYISCSPKVPAGLLNKNFARLNEIRYPVQTGDILPEIHLLPVADDYFVSPVDVDKKNVDYCLKLIKDNPQWRLSVQIHKLLNIR